The following coding sequences lie in one Ictalurus punctatus breed USDA103 chromosome 16, Coco_2.0, whole genome shotgun sequence genomic window:
- the sh3bp2 gene encoding SH3 domain-binding protein 2 isoform X4: MHAHTPSDVLNGNMSAVPISWPVPMRAIGAQNLLTMPGGVAISGYLHKKGGSQFSLMKWPLRYIVIHKGCVYYFKTSTSATPQGAFSLNGYNRVMRAAEETTSSNVFPFKIVHFSKRHRTWYFSAASEDERRKWMRYLRKEIGHYNDRKDSLDPSDSDSDESFYGPIESPLEITNTPDDHEGDYVEQNDESDDDDYLLPDGPPGQPKVPPPSYPPPPVPYHPKGPPPPLPHPAIKTPPYPIQKKPTIPVPLPPKPSDSVNKGPPPLHSAPPPLQKPVINRMTVVPAPPPACQKKSVGGCVPLATLPGYDQKLAPAMVIKNPSTLHICDDLENKLFLNSPNRSGSHNQKNSPGERKPTPLVCKPPSKCPPPLMKPKVSLISLQRSSPDGQSFRSSVEEKPLKNSVISNYDEDSDDNDYENVQLPDSVFVDTTETSAVEKLFKETSGTPPDGLYCIRNSGTKTSKVLVVWDVSLNKARNYRLFEEDEIVYLEASLTFPSIAALVEFYYSHPLPNHGSLCLQQPFGYTPPR, translated from the exons ATGCACGCTCACACTCCATCAGATGTTCTCAATGG AAATATGAGTGCTGTGCCGATTTCCTGGCCCGTACCAATGAGGGCTATTGGAGCTCAGAATCTTCTGACCATGCCAGGAGGTGTTGCCATTTCTGGGTATCTACACAAAAAGGGGGGAAGCCAGTTCAGCCTGATGAAAT GGCCTCTTCGCTACATTGTAATTCACAAAGGCTGCGTCTACTATTTCAAGACCAGCACATCTGCCACACCACAGGGAGCGTTCTCCCTCAACGGCTACAACAG GGTCATGCGAGCAGCGGAGGAGACCACGTCCAGCAACGTTTTCCCCTTTAAGATCGTGCACTTCAGTAAAAGGCACCGCACGTGGTATTTTTCAGCAGCCAGTGAGGATGAGAGAAGG AAATGGATGCGTTATTTGAGGAAAGAGATCGGCCATTATAATGACAGGAAAGATTCGCTTGACCCAAg TGACTCTGATTCTGACGAAAGTTTCTATGGCCCTATTGAGAGCCCTTTGGAGATCACCAATACCCCAGATGACCATGAAGGAG ACTATGTGGAACAAAATGACGAAAGTGATGATGACGACTATCTTTTGCCTGATGGGCCTCCAG GTCAGCCCAAGGTACCGCCTCCATCTTACCCTCCTCCACCTGTGCCCTACCATCCCAAAGGtcctccaccaccactacccCATCCAGCCATTAAAACACCACCATACCCCATCCAGAAGAAACCAACCATTCCTGTTCCACTCCCACCCAAACCCTCTGACAGTGTAAATAAAGGCCCTCCTCCTTTGCACTCAGCCCCTCCTCCACTACAGAAACCAGTCATTAATAGAATGACAGTTGTGCCGGCTCCTCCTCCCGCGTGCCAGAAAAAGTCTGTAGGGGGGTGTGTGCCCTTAGCCACTCTCCCAGGATATGACCAGAAGCTTGCTCCTGCCATGGTTATTAAAAACCCATCCACGCTCCATATCTGTGACGACCTGGAAAACAAACTGTTTCTGAACTCTCCTAACAGATCTGGTTCACACAACCAGAAAAATTCACCTGGTGAGAGAAAACCTACACCACTGGTCTGCAAACCTCCATCCAAGTGTCCACCACCACTGATGAAGCCCAAAGTCAGTCTGATATCTTTACA AAGATCGTCACCTGATGGCCAAAGTTTTCGGTCTTCCGTTGAAGAGAAGCCCTTGAAAAACAGTGTCATATCAAACTACGATGAAGACTCTGACGATAATGACTATGAAAAT gtACAGTTGCCTGACTCTGTCTTTGTTGACACAACTGAGACCAGTGCTGTTGAAAA ATTATTTAAAGAGACAAGTGGAACTCCACCGGATGGCCTTTACTGCATCCGAAACTCAGGAACAAAGACCTCAAAG GTGCTTGTTGTGTGGGATGTGAGTCTGAACAAGGCGAGAAACTACCGGCTCTTTGAGGAG GATGAAATCGTGTACCTGGAGGCAAGCTTGACCTTCCCTTCTATAGCAGCTCTGGTGGAGTTCTACTACAGCCACCCCTTGCCCAACCACGGCTCTCTGTGCTTACAGCAGCCCTTTGGCTACACACCACCGAGGTGA
- the sh3bp2 gene encoding SH3 domain-binding protein 2 isoform X3: MALSVKQKRLLHPLPETRMKMCRNIINMSAVPISWPVPMRAIGAQNLLTMPGGVAISGYLHKKGGSQFSLMKWPLRYIVIHKGCVYYFKTSTSATPQGAFSLNGYNRVMRAAEETTSSNVFPFKIVHFSKRHRTWYFSAASEDERRKWMRYLRKEIGHYNDRKDSLDPSDSDSDESFYGPIESPLEITNTPDDHEGDYVEQNDESDDDDYLLPDGPPGQPKVPPPSYPPPPVPYHPKGPPPPLPHPAIKTPPYPIQKKPTIPVPLPPKPSDSVNKGPPPLHSAPPPLQKPVINRMTVVPAPPPACQKKSVGGCVPLATLPGYDQKLAPAMVIKNPSTLHICDDLENKLFLNSPNRSGSHNQKNSPGERKPTPLVCKPPSKCPPPLMKPKVSLISLQRSSPDGQSFRSSVEEKPLKNSVISNYDEDSDDNDYENVQLPDSVFVDTTETSAVEKLFKETSGTPPDGLYCIRNSGTKTSKVLVVWDVSLNKARNYRLFEEDEIVYLEASLTFPSIAALVEFYYSHPLPNHGSLCLQQPFGYTPPR, encoded by the exons ATGGCGCTCTCGGTGAAGCAAAAGCGTTTGTTACATCCACTTCCAGAAACTCGTATGAAAATGTGTCGGAATATTAT AAATATGAGTGCTGTGCCGATTTCCTGGCCCGTACCAATGAGGGCTATTGGAGCTCAGAATCTTCTGACCATGCCAGGAGGTGTTGCCATTTCTGGGTATCTACACAAAAAGGGGGGAAGCCAGTTCAGCCTGATGAAAT GGCCTCTTCGCTACATTGTAATTCACAAAGGCTGCGTCTACTATTTCAAGACCAGCACATCTGCCACACCACAGGGAGCGTTCTCCCTCAACGGCTACAACAG GGTCATGCGAGCAGCGGAGGAGACCACGTCCAGCAACGTTTTCCCCTTTAAGATCGTGCACTTCAGTAAAAGGCACCGCACGTGGTATTTTTCAGCAGCCAGTGAGGATGAGAGAAGG AAATGGATGCGTTATTTGAGGAAAGAGATCGGCCATTATAATGACAGGAAAGATTCGCTTGACCCAAg TGACTCTGATTCTGACGAAAGTTTCTATGGCCCTATTGAGAGCCCTTTGGAGATCACCAATACCCCAGATGACCATGAAGGAG ACTATGTGGAACAAAATGACGAAAGTGATGATGACGACTATCTTTTGCCTGATGGGCCTCCAG GTCAGCCCAAGGTACCGCCTCCATCTTACCCTCCTCCACCTGTGCCCTACCATCCCAAAGGtcctccaccaccactacccCATCCAGCCATTAAAACACCACCATACCCCATCCAGAAGAAACCAACCATTCCTGTTCCACTCCCACCCAAACCCTCTGACAGTGTAAATAAAGGCCCTCCTCCTTTGCACTCAGCCCCTCCTCCACTACAGAAACCAGTCATTAATAGAATGACAGTTGTGCCGGCTCCTCCTCCCGCGTGCCAGAAAAAGTCTGTAGGGGGGTGTGTGCCCTTAGCCACTCTCCCAGGATATGACCAGAAGCTTGCTCCTGCCATGGTTATTAAAAACCCATCCACGCTCCATATCTGTGACGACCTGGAAAACAAACTGTTTCTGAACTCTCCTAACAGATCTGGTTCACACAACCAGAAAAATTCACCTGGTGAGAGAAAACCTACACCACTGGTCTGCAAACCTCCATCCAAGTGTCCACCACCACTGATGAAGCCCAAAGTCAGTCTGATATCTTTACA AAGATCGTCACCTGATGGCCAAAGTTTTCGGTCTTCCGTTGAAGAGAAGCCCTTGAAAAACAGTGTCATATCAAACTACGATGAAGACTCTGACGATAATGACTATGAAAAT gtACAGTTGCCTGACTCTGTCTTTGTTGACACAACTGAGACCAGTGCTGTTGAAAA ATTATTTAAAGAGACAAGTGGAACTCCACCGGATGGCCTTTACTGCATCCGAAACTCAGGAACAAAGACCTCAAAG GTGCTTGTTGTGTGGGATGTGAGTCTGAACAAGGCGAGAAACTACCGGCTCTTTGAGGAG GATGAAATCGTGTACCTGGAGGCAAGCTTGACCTTCCCTTCTATAGCAGCTCTGGTGGAGTTCTACTACAGCCACCCCTTGCCCAACCACGGCTCTCTGTGCTTACAGCAGCCCTTTGGCTACACACCACCGAGGTGA
- the sh3bp2 gene encoding SH3 domain-binding protein 2 isoform X1, whose product MDLLLDVTSITSMSSESMSVRGIRRQMSRRNMSAVPISWPVPMRAIGAQNLLTMPGGVAISGYLHKKGGSQFSLMKWPLRYIVIHKGCVYYFKTSTSATPQGAFSLNGYNRVMRAAEETTSSNVFPFKIVHFSKRHRTWYFSAASEDERRKWMRYLRKEIGHYNDRKDSLDPSDSDSDESFYGPIESPLEITNTPDDHEGDYVEQNDESDDDDYLLPDGPPGQPKVPPPSYPPPPVPYHPKGPPPPLPHPAIKTPPYPIQKKPTIPVPLPPKPSDSVNKGPPPLHSAPPPLQKPVINRMTVVPAPPPACQKKSVGGCVPLATLPGYDQKLAPAMVIKNPSTLHICDDLENKLFLNSPNRSGSHNQKNSPGERKPTPLVCKPPSKCPPPLMKPKVSLISLQRSSPDGQSFRSSVEEKPLKNSVISNYDEDSDDNDYENVQLPDSVFVDTTETSAVEKLFKETSGTPPDGLYCIRNSGTKTSKVLVVWDVSLNKARNYRLFEEDEIVYLEASLTFPSIAALVEFYYSHPLPNHGSLCLQQPFGYTPPR is encoded by the exons ATGGATCTCCTTCTGGATGTAACCTCCATTACAAGCATGTCCAGTGAGAGCATGTCAGTGAGGGGAATTAGGAGGCAGATGAGTCGGAG AAATATGAGTGCTGTGCCGATTTCCTGGCCCGTACCAATGAGGGCTATTGGAGCTCAGAATCTTCTGACCATGCCAGGAGGTGTTGCCATTTCTGGGTATCTACACAAAAAGGGGGGAAGCCAGTTCAGCCTGATGAAAT GGCCTCTTCGCTACATTGTAATTCACAAAGGCTGCGTCTACTATTTCAAGACCAGCACATCTGCCACACCACAGGGAGCGTTCTCCCTCAACGGCTACAACAG GGTCATGCGAGCAGCGGAGGAGACCACGTCCAGCAACGTTTTCCCCTTTAAGATCGTGCACTTCAGTAAAAGGCACCGCACGTGGTATTTTTCAGCAGCCAGTGAGGATGAGAGAAGG AAATGGATGCGTTATTTGAGGAAAGAGATCGGCCATTATAATGACAGGAAAGATTCGCTTGACCCAAg TGACTCTGATTCTGACGAAAGTTTCTATGGCCCTATTGAGAGCCCTTTGGAGATCACCAATACCCCAGATGACCATGAAGGAG ACTATGTGGAACAAAATGACGAAAGTGATGATGACGACTATCTTTTGCCTGATGGGCCTCCAG GTCAGCCCAAGGTACCGCCTCCATCTTACCCTCCTCCACCTGTGCCCTACCATCCCAAAGGtcctccaccaccactacccCATCCAGCCATTAAAACACCACCATACCCCATCCAGAAGAAACCAACCATTCCTGTTCCACTCCCACCCAAACCCTCTGACAGTGTAAATAAAGGCCCTCCTCCTTTGCACTCAGCCCCTCCTCCACTACAGAAACCAGTCATTAATAGAATGACAGTTGTGCCGGCTCCTCCTCCCGCGTGCCAGAAAAAGTCTGTAGGGGGGTGTGTGCCCTTAGCCACTCTCCCAGGATATGACCAGAAGCTTGCTCCTGCCATGGTTATTAAAAACCCATCCACGCTCCATATCTGTGACGACCTGGAAAACAAACTGTTTCTGAACTCTCCTAACAGATCTGGTTCACACAACCAGAAAAATTCACCTGGTGAGAGAAAACCTACACCACTGGTCTGCAAACCTCCATCCAAGTGTCCACCACCACTGATGAAGCCCAAAGTCAGTCTGATATCTTTACA AAGATCGTCACCTGATGGCCAAAGTTTTCGGTCTTCCGTTGAAGAGAAGCCCTTGAAAAACAGTGTCATATCAAACTACGATGAAGACTCTGACGATAATGACTATGAAAAT gtACAGTTGCCTGACTCTGTCTTTGTTGACACAACTGAGACCAGTGCTGTTGAAAA ATTATTTAAAGAGACAAGTGGAACTCCACCGGATGGCCTTTACTGCATCCGAAACTCAGGAACAAAGACCTCAAAG GTGCTTGTTGTGTGGGATGTGAGTCTGAACAAGGCGAGAAACTACCGGCTCTTTGAGGAG GATGAAATCGTGTACCTGGAGGCAAGCTTGACCTTCCCTTCTATAGCAGCTCTGGTGGAGTTCTACTACAGCCACCCCTTGCCCAACCACGGCTCTCTGTGCTTACAGCAGCCCTTTGGCTACACACCACCGAGGTGA
- the sh3bp2 gene encoding SH3 domain-binding protein 2 isoform X2 → MDLLLDVTSITSMSSESMSVRGIRRQMSRRNMSAVPISWPVPMRAIGAQNLLTMPGGVAISGYLHKKGGSQFSLMKWPLRYIVIHKGCVYYFKTSTSATPQGAFSLNGYNRVMRAAEETTSSNVFPFKIVHFSKRHRTWYFSAASEDERRKWMRYLRKEIGHYNDRKDSLDPSDSDSDESFYGPIESPLEITNTPDDHEGDYVEQNDESDDDDYLLPDGPPGQPKVPPPSYPPPPVPYHPKGPPPPLPHPAIKTPPYPIQKKPTIPVPLPPKPSDSVNKGPPPLHSAPPPLQKPVINRMTVVPAPPPACQKKSVGGCVPLATLPGYDQKLAPAMVIKNPSTLHICDDLENKLFLNSPNRSGSHNQKNSPGERKPTPLVCKPPSKCPPPLMKPKVSLISLQSSPDGQSFRSSVEEKPLKNSVISNYDEDSDDNDYENVQLPDSVFVDTTETSAVEKLFKETSGTPPDGLYCIRNSGTKTSKVLVVWDVSLNKARNYRLFEEDEIVYLEASLTFPSIAALVEFYYSHPLPNHGSLCLQQPFGYTPPR, encoded by the exons ATGGATCTCCTTCTGGATGTAACCTCCATTACAAGCATGTCCAGTGAGAGCATGTCAGTGAGGGGAATTAGGAGGCAGATGAGTCGGAG AAATATGAGTGCTGTGCCGATTTCCTGGCCCGTACCAATGAGGGCTATTGGAGCTCAGAATCTTCTGACCATGCCAGGAGGTGTTGCCATTTCTGGGTATCTACACAAAAAGGGGGGAAGCCAGTTCAGCCTGATGAAAT GGCCTCTTCGCTACATTGTAATTCACAAAGGCTGCGTCTACTATTTCAAGACCAGCACATCTGCCACACCACAGGGAGCGTTCTCCCTCAACGGCTACAACAG GGTCATGCGAGCAGCGGAGGAGACCACGTCCAGCAACGTTTTCCCCTTTAAGATCGTGCACTTCAGTAAAAGGCACCGCACGTGGTATTTTTCAGCAGCCAGTGAGGATGAGAGAAGG AAATGGATGCGTTATTTGAGGAAAGAGATCGGCCATTATAATGACAGGAAAGATTCGCTTGACCCAAg TGACTCTGATTCTGACGAAAGTTTCTATGGCCCTATTGAGAGCCCTTTGGAGATCACCAATACCCCAGATGACCATGAAGGAG ACTATGTGGAACAAAATGACGAAAGTGATGATGACGACTATCTTTTGCCTGATGGGCCTCCAG GTCAGCCCAAGGTACCGCCTCCATCTTACCCTCCTCCACCTGTGCCCTACCATCCCAAAGGtcctccaccaccactacccCATCCAGCCATTAAAACACCACCATACCCCATCCAGAAGAAACCAACCATTCCTGTTCCACTCCCACCCAAACCCTCTGACAGTGTAAATAAAGGCCCTCCTCCTTTGCACTCAGCCCCTCCTCCACTACAGAAACCAGTCATTAATAGAATGACAGTTGTGCCGGCTCCTCCTCCCGCGTGCCAGAAAAAGTCTGTAGGGGGGTGTGTGCCCTTAGCCACTCTCCCAGGATATGACCAGAAGCTTGCTCCTGCCATGGTTATTAAAAACCCATCCACGCTCCATATCTGTGACGACCTGGAAAACAAACTGTTTCTGAACTCTCCTAACAGATCTGGTTCACACAACCAGAAAAATTCACCTGGTGAGAGAAAACCTACACCACTGGTCTGCAAACCTCCATCCAAGTGTCCACCACCACTGATGAAGCCCAAAGTCAGTCTGATATCTTTACA ATCGTCACCTGATGGCCAAAGTTTTCGGTCTTCCGTTGAAGAGAAGCCCTTGAAAAACAGTGTCATATCAAACTACGATGAAGACTCTGACGATAATGACTATGAAAAT gtACAGTTGCCTGACTCTGTCTTTGTTGACACAACTGAGACCAGTGCTGTTGAAAA ATTATTTAAAGAGACAAGTGGAACTCCACCGGATGGCCTTTACTGCATCCGAAACTCAGGAACAAAGACCTCAAAG GTGCTTGTTGTGTGGGATGTGAGTCTGAACAAGGCGAGAAACTACCGGCTCTTTGAGGAG GATGAAATCGTGTACCTGGAGGCAAGCTTGACCTTCCCTTCTATAGCAGCTCTGGTGGAGTTCTACTACAGCCACCCCTTGCCCAACCACGGCTCTCTGTGCTTACAGCAGCCCTTTGGCTACACACCACCGAGGTGA